In Streptomyces chartreusis NRRL 3882, the following are encoded in one genomic region:
- a CDS encoding alpha/beta fold hydrolase yields MSDWTLRESLATTSGTVRWDRFGDPGGEPVVLLHGTPFSSYVWHEIAPALAGAGHHVHVWDMAGYGTSDMHPDQDVSLGAQGRILTELLAHWGLREPSVVAHDFGGCVALRAHLLHGARYRRLALVDPVALEPWGSPFFRLVGQHSHVFEQLPAALHEALVREYVTSASHLGLRPATLDALVGPWTGERGQAAFYRQIAQADQRYTDDIQPLYPTLDLPVTVCWGTEDTWIPFAKGQELAALIPGARLVPVPEAGHLVPLDAPARLTSEVLTFLRA; encoded by the coding sequence TTGAGTGACTGGACGTTGCGAGAGAGCCTGGCCACCACGTCGGGGACCGTCCGCTGGGACCGGTTCGGAGATCCCGGCGGCGAGCCGGTCGTGCTGCTGCACGGGACGCCCTTCTCCTCGTACGTGTGGCACGAGATCGCTCCGGCACTGGCCGGTGCCGGACACCACGTGCACGTGTGGGACATGGCGGGCTACGGCACCTCCGACATGCACCCGGACCAGGACGTCTCGCTGGGGGCCCAGGGCCGGATCCTCACCGAGCTGCTCGCGCACTGGGGGCTTCGGGAGCCGTCCGTCGTCGCGCACGACTTCGGAGGGTGCGTGGCACTGCGCGCCCATCTGCTGCACGGGGCCCGCTACCGGCGGCTCGCGCTGGTCGACCCGGTGGCCCTGGAACCCTGGGGCTCGCCCTTCTTCCGCCTGGTCGGGCAGCACAGCCACGTCTTCGAGCAGTTGCCGGCGGCGCTGCACGAGGCGCTGGTACGCGAGTACGTCACGTCCGCGAGCCACCTCGGCCTGCGGCCCGCCACGCTGGACGCCCTGGTCGGGCCGTGGACGGGGGAGCGGGGACAGGCCGCCTTCTACCGCCAGATCGCGCAGGCCGACCAGCGCTACACGGACGACATCCAGCCGCTGTATCCCACCCTCGATCTGCCGGTGACGGTCTGCTGGGGCACCGAGGACACCTGGATCCCCTTCGCCAAGGGACAGGAGCTGGCCGCCCTGATCCCGGGCGCGCGGCTGGTGCCCGTCCCGGAGGCCGGCCATCTCGTCCCGCTGGACGCGCCCGCCCGGCTGACGAGCGAGGTGCTGACCTTCCTCCGGGCCTGA
- a CDS encoding ArsR/SmtB family transcription factor produces MGHGAVIPAQDATERVRLDADNVAKVATTLQALSTPSRLLILARLREGPLPATELAAEVGMEQSACSHQLRLLRNLGLVVGERRGRSVVYALHDHHVAELLDQAVYHVEHLRLGISDAAE; encoded by the coding sequence ATGGGTCATGGAGCCGTCATCCCCGCGCAGGACGCCACCGAGCGCGTACGCCTGGACGCGGACAACGTCGCGAAGGTCGCCACCACGCTCCAGGCCCTGTCCACACCCTCCCGGCTGCTGATCCTGGCGCGGCTGCGGGAAGGCCCGCTGCCGGCCACCGAGTTGGCCGCCGAGGTGGGCATGGAGCAGTCGGCCTGCTCGCACCAGCTGCGGCTGCTGCGCAATCTGGGCCTGGTCGTCGGCGAGCGGCGGGGCCGTTCGGTCGTCTACGCACTGCACGACCACCACGTCGCCGAGCTGCTCGACCAGGCCGTCTACCACGTGGAGCATCTGCGCCTGGGCATCAGCGACGCCGCCGAGTGA
- a CDS encoding SpoIIE family protein phosphatase: protein MNGYATSDRDPGTAAPGGLLDLLKVAAVVLDGGGHIALWSPEIEQLLGYTADEALRQRADTLLIAPENRARGRELFAQVRAGDRWAGVFPLRHRDGTERAVEFRTMRLLDSEGRPHLLGLATDATTVRKVERDLALSHSLVNQTPLGIAVFDNDLRWVGVNPALERINGVPEEALLGRRLGEVLPGLDVEAIEARMRHVLKTGRPLLDQQTIGRTAADEQDRAYSESYHRIEDTDGRVLGLAMAVLDVTERQQAAAEVAQARQHLSVIAEAGVRIGTTLDLQQTARELADVVVSHLADLAAVDVLESVVARGTIVPVSGGAPAEFRALAVAAGYPTDAIHAADPVGELATYASSRIITQCVRKARPVLVERVDPKMMRRIARDARAARTLHEAGAHSYLAVPLVARGKVLGTLTLYRTVDERPFDDRDQVLASELAARAAICIDNARLYGRERGTALTLQRSLLPATPAEQEGLDIAARYRPALSEVGGDWYDVLPLGPGRTGLVVGDVMGKGVQAAAIMGQLSTATRALARLDLPPAELLRHLDDIAGSLGDAIATCVYAVCDLRAGICSLSSAGHLPPVLAGADGGAKLVDVPGGVPLGVGGVDFGTVNLEFAPGSLLALYTDGLVENRAEPIDTGLTTLTRLLEDAGPSLQRTSDSLLGALSPQPDDDVALLLVRARS, encoded by the coding sequence ATGAACGGGTATGCGACCTCGGACCGGGACCCCGGCACGGCCGCGCCCGGCGGGCTGCTGGACCTGCTGAAGGTCGCGGCCGTGGTCCTGGACGGCGGCGGGCACATCGCCCTGTGGAGCCCCGAGATCGAGCAACTGCTCGGCTACACGGCCGACGAGGCCCTGCGGCAGCGCGCCGACACGCTCCTGATCGCGCCCGAGAACCGCGCCCGGGGCAGGGAGCTGTTCGCCCAGGTCAGAGCTGGGGACCGCTGGGCCGGCGTCTTCCCGCTGCGCCACCGCGACGGCACGGAACGCGCCGTGGAATTCCGCACGATGCGGCTCCTCGACAGCGAGGGCAGGCCCCACCTGCTGGGACTCGCCACGGACGCGACGACCGTAAGGAAGGTGGAGCGGGACCTCGCCCTCTCGCACAGCCTCGTCAACCAGACCCCGCTCGGCATCGCCGTCTTCGACAACGACCTGCGCTGGGTAGGTGTCAACCCCGCGCTGGAGCGGATCAACGGGGTGCCCGAGGAGGCCTTGCTGGGCCGGCGGCTCGGCGAGGTGCTGCCGGGCCTGGACGTCGAGGCCATCGAGGCCCGGATGCGGCACGTCCTCAAGACCGGCAGGCCCCTGCTCGACCAGCAGACCATCGGCCGTACGGCGGCGGACGAACAGGACCGCGCCTACTCCGAGTCGTACCACCGCATCGAGGACACCGACGGCCGGGTCCTCGGGCTCGCGATGGCCGTGCTGGACGTGACCGAACGGCAGCAGGCCGCGGCCGAGGTCGCGCAGGCACGCCAGCACCTGTCGGTGATCGCCGAAGCCGGGGTTCGGATCGGCACCACGCTGGACCTTCAGCAGACCGCCCGGGAGCTGGCCGACGTGGTCGTGTCGCACCTCGCGGACCTGGCCGCCGTGGACGTCCTGGAGTCCGTCGTGGCCCGCGGCACCATCGTGCCGGTGTCGGGCGGCGCGCCCGCGGAGTTCCGGGCGCTGGCCGTCGCGGCGGGCTACCCGACCGACGCCATCCACGCCGCCGACCCGGTCGGCGAGCTGGCCACCTACGCCTCGTCACGGATCATCACGCAGTGCGTCCGCAAGGCCCGCCCGGTCCTGGTCGAGCGCGTGGACCCGAAGATGATGCGGCGCATCGCCCGGGACGCGCGGGCCGCCCGGACCCTGCACGAGGCCGGCGCGCACTCCTACCTGGCGGTGCCGCTGGTGGCCCGGGGCAAGGTGCTCGGCACCCTCACCCTGTACCGCACGGTCGACGAACGCCCCTTCGACGACCGGGACCAGGTGCTCGCCTCGGAACTCGCCGCGCGCGCCGCGATCTGCATCGACAACGCCCGCCTCTACGGCCGGGAGCGGGGCACCGCCCTGACACTCCAGCGCAGTCTGCTCCCGGCCACGCCCGCCGAGCAGGAGGGGCTCGACATCGCCGCCCGCTACCGCCCGGCGCTCAGCGAGGTCGGCGGCGACTGGTACGACGTGCTGCCGCTGGGCCCGGGACGCACCGGGCTCGTGGTGGGCGACGTCATGGGCAAGGGCGTCCAGGCCGCGGCGATCATGGGGCAGCTGAGCACGGCGACGCGGGCCCTGGCCCGGCTGGACCTGCCGCCCGCCGAACTGCTGCGGCACCTCGACGACATCGCCGGCTCGCTCGGCGACGCCATCGCCACGTGCGTGTACGCGGTGTGCGACCTGCGGGCCGGCATCTGCTCGCTGTCCAGCGCCGGTCATCTGCCGCCCGTGCTCGCCGGTGCGGACGGCGGCGCGAAACTCGTCGACGTGCCCGGCGGCGTGCCGCTGGGGGTGGGCGGCGTGGACTTCGGCACCGTGAACCTGGAGTTCGCGCCGGGCTCCCTGCTCGCCCTCTACACCGACGGGCTGGTCGAGAACCGCGCGGAGCCGATCGACACCGGCCTCACCACGCTGACCCGCCTCCTGGAGGACGCGGGGCCCAGCCTGCAACGGACCAGCGACAGCCTCCTCGGCGCGCTGAGCCCGCAGCCCGACGACGACGTCGCGCTCTTGCTGGTCCGCGCCCGCTCCTGA
- a CDS encoding methylated-DNA--[protein]-cysteine S-methyltransferase codes for MKQHTVTDSPYGPLTLVADDGVLCGLYMTGQRHRPPEETFGTRDDTLFAETEEQLKAYFAGELKQFTVELRLTGTPFQRSVWDQLRRIPYGETRTYGRLADALGTPTASRAVGLANGRNPIGIIVPCHRVIGANGGLTGYGGGLERKQRLLDFERGAALF; via the coding sequence ATGAAGCAGCACACCGTGACCGACAGCCCCTACGGGCCCCTCACCCTCGTCGCCGACGACGGTGTCCTGTGCGGCCTCTACATGACCGGCCAGCGCCACCGCCCGCCGGAGGAGACCTTCGGCACCCGCGACGACACCCTGTTCGCGGAGACGGAGGAACAACTGAAGGCCTACTTCGCGGGAGAGCTCAAGCAGTTCACCGTCGAACTCCGTCTGACCGGCACCCCGTTCCAGCGCAGCGTCTGGGACCAGCTGCGCCGCATCCCGTACGGTGAGACGCGCACCTACGGCCGGCTCGCCGACGCCCTCGGCACCCCCACGGCATCCCGCGCGGTCGGCCTAGCCAACGGCCGCAACCCGATCGGCATCATCGTCCCCTGCCACCGCGTCATCGGCGCGAACGGCGGCCTCACCGGCTACGGCGGCGGCCTGGAACGCAAACAGCGCCTGCTGGACTTCGAGCGGGGAGCGGCACTCTTCTGA
- a CDS encoding glycoside hydrolase family 2 TIM barrel-domain containing protein → MPHPLSSPADRPVVSRRRLLEGGAAVLGALALSASPAAAHAAGRRPAADAPPEWNDGLAVYRVGTEPPHTTLMPYADLGQALDGDRTRSPYRLSLDGKWKFAYADRPDDRDADFYRTDVDDSGWDTIPVPSAWQMHGYDFPIYVNITYPWWGPNGGGEEAQPPAAPTRYNPVGQYRRTFTVPRNWSGRRTFLHFEGVKSAHYVWINGELVGYHEDSYTSAEYDITRHLKPGTNQIAVEVYRYSDAEWLEDQDMIRLSGIFRSVHLYSTPSVHLRDFKLDTPLGDDYTSAELKVTAHVRDYGGEGAGRYTVETQLYDARGHAVWPRPLNQPVDVPDGDEATAEASRPVPSPKLWSAEHPNLYTAVLRLRDPAGKVVETLSHRVGFREFALKDGLMRINGKPVSFRGTNRHEMHPVTGSALTRAQMIEDIEIIKRLNINSVRTSHYPNNPLWLELADEYGLYLVGETNLETHGIRDRYPGSGHPEWTEACVVRAQNMVHRDKNHASVVIWSLGNEAGGGTTFNAMHDWIRSYDPTRVIQYEGDDRPGISDIRSEMYDSPQRVEQRAKDTNDTRPYVMIEYSHGMGNSNGNFKKYWDIVRRYDVLQGGWIWDFVDQALSWPTPTRKLLTESGPGALRGEIMAPSGTFDRTKGVCGGTVFPRDSRLDLTGSLTLEAWVTPDVPYGHQPILAKGDTQYALKQTDKNLEFFIHGGGQWVTASWALPDGWTGKEHHIAGVFDADAGTLTLYVDGQVRGTRTTTRRPSGNTASLALATDVDNPTREFSGTIRRARVYARALSATELASDSRGPDDEGVRFWFDAATVGFAEQRPRDKTFYAYGGDWGDNPNDGAFAGDGIVLPDRGLTGKSAEVKQIYQAINAAPATGGPGAVTLTNEYLFTNLREFDGRWSLVADGKVVQRGRLTRDQLNVAPLTSKDIKVPVRLPAKPEPGTEYFLQLSFTTQEPTKWATAGFEVAKQQLALDTDSPAVTPLPLRSVPALRYTDRDEDVTVKGKGFSVTVDKSTGTITSYEAGGTRLITSGPVPNFWRAPTDNDRGNGHHTRNQTWRDAGAKRKVADVRVRPLDDRAVEVTVTGTLPTSAESTYSTTYTVFGNGEIKVDNTLHPGAANLPYIPEVGTLLFLPRRLDRLHYYGRGPEENMWDRNNATDVGLYSGTVSGQWTSYLRPQENGNKTDVRWAALTDAGGRGLLVSGEPLLEVNASRFTPEDLSVGARHDYQLDPRDAVVLRVNHRQMGVGGDNSWGAHTHDEFKLFANRDYAYTYRLRPLTRVSEAMAASRRPTATA, encoded by the coding sequence ATGCCGCACCCGCTCTCGTCCCCCGCCGACCGGCCCGTCGTCAGCCGCCGCCGTCTGCTCGAAGGCGGCGCCGCCGTGCTCGGCGCGCTCGCCCTGTCCGCGTCGCCCGCCGCCGCGCACGCGGCGGGCCGGCGCCCGGCGGCGGACGCCCCTCCGGAGTGGAACGACGGCCTGGCCGTGTACCGCGTGGGCACCGAGCCGCCGCACACCACGCTCATGCCGTACGCGGACCTCGGGCAGGCACTCGACGGCGACCGCACCCGCTCGCCGTACCGGCTGAGCCTCGACGGCAAGTGGAAGTTCGCCTACGCCGACCGCCCCGACGACCGGGACGCCGACTTCTACCGCACCGACGTCGACGACTCCGGCTGGGACACCATCCCCGTGCCCTCGGCCTGGCAGATGCACGGCTACGACTTCCCGATCTACGTCAACATCACCTACCCCTGGTGGGGCCCCAACGGCGGCGGCGAGGAGGCCCAGCCGCCGGCCGCCCCGACCCGCTACAACCCCGTCGGCCAGTACCGCCGGACGTTCACCGTCCCTCGGAACTGGTCGGGCCGGCGCACCTTCCTGCACTTCGAGGGCGTCAAGTCCGCCCACTACGTGTGGATCAACGGCGAACTGGTCGGCTACCACGAGGACTCCTACACCTCGGCCGAGTACGACATCACCCGCCACCTCAAGCCGGGCACCAACCAGATCGCCGTCGAGGTGTACCGCTACTCCGACGCGGAGTGGCTGGAGGACCAGGACATGATCCGCCTGAGCGGCATCTTCCGCTCGGTCCACCTGTACTCCACGCCCTCGGTGCACCTGCGGGACTTCAAGCTGGACACCCCGCTCGGCGACGACTACACCTCCGCCGAACTCAAGGTCACCGCGCACGTCCGTGACTACGGCGGCGAGGGCGCGGGCCGCTACACGGTCGAGACCCAGCTGTACGACGCGCGCGGCCACGCCGTCTGGCCGCGGCCCCTGAACCAGCCGGTCGACGTCCCCGACGGCGACGAGGCCACCGCCGAGGCGTCCAGACCCGTCCCCTCACCGAAGCTCTGGTCCGCCGAGCACCCGAACCTCTACACCGCCGTGCTGCGCCTGCGCGACCCGGCCGGCAAGGTGGTCGAGACCCTCTCGCACCGGGTCGGCTTCCGCGAGTTCGCGCTCAAGGACGGCCTGATGCGCATCAACGGCAAGCCGGTGTCCTTCCGCGGGACCAACCGGCACGAGATGCACCCCGTCACCGGCTCGGCGCTCACCCGCGCGCAGATGATCGAGGACATCGAGATCATCAAGCGGCTCAACATCAACAGCGTCCGCACCTCGCACTACCCCAACAACCCGCTGTGGCTGGAACTCGCCGACGAGTACGGGCTGTACCTCGTGGGCGAGACCAACCTCGAAACCCACGGCATCCGCGACAGGTACCCCGGCAGCGGTCACCCCGAGTGGACCGAGGCGTGCGTGGTCCGCGCCCAGAACATGGTCCACCGCGACAAGAACCACGCCTCGGTGGTCATCTGGTCCCTCGGCAACGAGGCCGGCGGAGGCACCACCTTCAACGCCATGCACGACTGGATCCGCTCCTACGACCCCACCCGCGTCATCCAGTACGAGGGCGACGACCGCCCCGGGATCAGCGACATCCGCTCCGAGATGTACGACAGCCCGCAGCGGGTCGAGCAGCGCGCCAAGGACACCAACGACACCCGCCCGTACGTGATGATCGAGTACTCCCACGGGATGGGGAACTCCAACGGCAACTTCAAGAAGTACTGGGACATCGTCCGCCGCTACGACGTCCTCCAGGGCGGCTGGATCTGGGACTTCGTCGACCAGGCCCTGAGCTGGCCGACCCCCACCCGCAAGCTGCTGACCGAGTCCGGGCCGGGCGCGCTGCGCGGCGAGATCATGGCGCCCTCCGGCACCTTCGACCGCACCAAGGGCGTCTGTGGCGGCACCGTCTTCCCCCGCGACTCACGCCTGGACCTCACCGGCTCCCTCACGCTGGAGGCCTGGGTCACCCCGGACGTGCCCTACGGCCACCAGCCCATCCTCGCCAAGGGCGACACCCAGTACGCGCTCAAGCAGACCGACAAGAACCTTGAGTTCTTCATTCACGGCGGCGGCCAGTGGGTCACCGCGAGCTGGGCGCTGCCCGACGGCTGGACGGGCAAGGAGCACCACATCGCCGGCGTCTTCGACGCCGACGCGGGGACGCTCACCCTGTACGTCGACGGCCAGGTGCGCGGCACCCGCACCACCACCCGGCGCCCCAGCGGCAACACGGCGTCCCTGGCGCTCGCCACGGACGTCGACAACCCGACCCGGGAGTTCAGCGGAACCATCCGGCGGGCCCGCGTGTACGCCCGCGCGCTCAGCGCCACCGAACTTGCCTCCGACAGCCGCGGCCCGGACGACGAGGGCGTGCGCTTCTGGTTCGACGCCGCCACCGTCGGCTTCGCCGAGCAGCGCCCGCGCGACAAGACGTTCTACGCCTACGGCGGCGACTGGGGCGACAACCCCAACGACGGCGCCTTCGCCGGGGACGGCATCGTCCTGCCCGACCGCGGCCTCACCGGCAAGTCCGCCGAGGTCAAGCAGATCTACCAGGCGATCAACGCCGCCCCGGCCACCGGCGGCCCCGGCGCCGTCACCCTCACCAACGAGTACCTCTTCACCAACCTCCGCGAGTTCGACGGACGTTGGTCCCTCGTCGCCGACGGCAAGGTCGTCCAGCGCGGCAGGCTGACCCGCGACCAGCTGAACGTCGCGCCGCTGACCAGCAAGGACATCAAGGTGCCGGTGCGCCTGCCGGCGAAGCCCGAACCGGGCACGGAGTACTTCCTCCAGCTCTCGTTCACCACCCAGGAGCCCACCAAGTGGGCGACGGCGGGCTTCGAGGTGGCCAAGCAGCAGCTCGCCCTCGACACGGACAGCCCGGCCGTGACGCCCCTGCCGCTGCGCAGCGTCCCCGCCCTGCGGTACACCGACCGGGACGAGGACGTCACTGTCAAGGGCAAGGGCTTCTCGGTCACCGTCGACAAGAGCACCGGCACCATCACCTCGTACGAAGCGGGCGGCACCCGGCTCATCACCTCCGGCCCCGTCCCGAACTTCTGGCGGGCGCCCACCGACAACGACCGGGGCAACGGCCACCACACCCGCAACCAGACGTGGCGCGACGCGGGAGCCAAGCGGAAGGTGGCGGACGTACGGGTCCGGCCGCTGGACGACCGGGCCGTCGAGGTCACGGTCACCGGCACGCTGCCCACCAGCGCGGAGTCCACGTACAGCACGACGTACACGGTCTTCGGCAACGGCGAGATCAAGGTCGACAACACCCTGCACCCGGGAGCGGCGAACCTGCCGTACATCCCCGAGGTCGGCACCCTGCTGTTCCTGCCCCGCCGCCTGGACCGGCTGCACTACTACGGCCGGGGCCCGGAGGAGAACATGTGGGACCGCAACAACGCCACCGACGTCGGCCTGTACTCCGGCACCGTCTCCGGACAGTGGACCTCCTACCTGCGTCCCCAGGAGAACGGCAACAAGACCGATGTCCGCTGGGCCGCGCTGACGGACGCCGGCGGACGCGGACTGCTCGTCTCCGGTGAGCCGCTGCTGGAGGTCAACGCCTCGCGCTTCACCCCCGAGGACCTGTCGGTCGGCGCCCGCCACGACTACCAGCTCGACCCCAGGGACGCGGTGGTCCTGCGGGTCAACCACCGTCAGATGGGCGTGGGCGGCGACAACAGCTGGGGCGCCCACACCCACGACGAGTTCAAGCTCTTCGCCAACCGCGACTACGCGTACACCTATCGGCTGCGTCCGCTGACGCGCGTGAGCGAGGCGATGGCGGCCTCGCGACGGCCGACGGCCACCGCGTAG
- a CDS encoding AlkA N-terminal domain-containing protein has translation MHTDTERCLRAVQSKDARFDGWFFTAVLTTGIYCRPSCPVVPPKPENMVFHPSAAACQQAGFRACKRCRPDTSPGSPEWNQRADLVARAMRLIADGVVDREGVPGLAARLGYSTRQVERQLLAELGAGPLALARAQRSQTARLLIETTTLPMARIAFAAGFASIRTFNDTVREVFALSPSELRARAPRRQGAGTPGALSLRLPFRTPLNPDNLFGHLAATAVPGVEEWRDGSYRRTLRLPYGHGIVALTPNPDHIACRLTLSDLRDLTVAISRCRRLLDLDADPVAIDEQLRTDPVLAPLVDKAPGRRVPRTVDEAEFAVRAVLGQQVSTAAARTHAARLVTAHGEPVDDPEGGLTHLFPAPEALAALDPETLAMPRTRRTTFTTLVRRLADGDLHLGAESDWPQARAQLLDLPGFGPWTADVIAMRALGDPDAFLPTDLGIRRAAQELGLPSTPAKLTARAAAWRPWRAYAVQYLWATDSHPINFLPV, from the coding sequence ATGCACACCGACACCGAGCGCTGCCTGCGCGCCGTCCAGTCCAAGGACGCACGGTTCGACGGATGGTTCTTCACGGCCGTCCTGACGACCGGCATCTACTGCCGTCCCAGTTGCCCGGTCGTGCCGCCCAAGCCCGAGAACATGGTCTTCCACCCGAGCGCGGCGGCCTGCCAGCAGGCCGGGTTCCGGGCCTGCAAGCGCTGCCGGCCCGACACCAGCCCCGGCTCCCCGGAATGGAACCAGCGCGCCGACCTCGTGGCCCGCGCCATGCGGCTGATCGCCGACGGCGTCGTGGACCGCGAGGGCGTGCCCGGCCTCGCCGCCCGCCTCGGCTACAGCACCCGGCAGGTCGAGCGCCAGCTCCTCGCGGAACTGGGCGCCGGCCCCCTCGCGCTGGCCCGCGCCCAGCGCTCCCAGACGGCCCGGCTGCTCATCGAGACGACGACCCTGCCCATGGCCCGGATCGCCTTCGCCGCCGGCTTCGCCTCGATCCGCACCTTCAACGACACCGTCCGCGAGGTCTTCGCCCTCTCCCCGAGCGAGCTGCGCGCCCGCGCCCCGAGACGGCAGGGCGCCGGCACACCCGGAGCCCTGTCCCTGCGGCTGCCATTCCGGACCCCGCTCAACCCCGACAACCTCTTCGGCCACCTCGCCGCCACGGCCGTACCCGGCGTGGAGGAGTGGCGCGACGGTTCCTACCGGCGCACGCTGCGGCTGCCGTACGGCCACGGCATCGTGGCCCTCACCCCGAACCCCGACCACATCGCCTGCCGCCTCACCCTCAGCGACCTGCGCGATCTGACCGTCGCCATCAGCCGGTGCCGCCGTCTGCTCGACCTGGACGCGGACCCGGTGGCGATCGACGAGCAGCTGCGCACGGACCCGGTCCTGGCGCCGCTGGTCGACAAGGCGCCCGGCCGACGCGTCCCGCGCACGGTGGACGAGGCGGAGTTCGCCGTCCGGGCCGTGCTCGGCCAGCAGGTCTCCACCGCCGCCGCCCGCACCCACGCGGCCCGCCTGGTCACCGCCCACGGCGAACCGGTCGACGACCCCGAGGGCGGTCTCACCCACCTCTTCCCCGCCCCCGAGGCCCTCGCGGCGCTGGACCCGGAGACCCTGGCGATGCCCCGCACCCGCCGCACGACGTTCACGACCCTTGTCCGTCGGCTCGCCGACGGCGACCTCCACCTGGGGGCGGAGAGCGACTGGCCGCAGGCCCGCGCCCAGCTCCTCGACCTGCCCGGCTTCGGCCCCTGGACGGCCGACGTCATCGCCATGCGCGCCCTCGGCGACCCCGACGCCTTCCTCCCCACCGACCTCGGCATCCGCCGCGCCGCCCAGGAACTCGGCCTGCCCTCCACGCCCGCCAAGCTCACCGCCCGCGCGGCGGCCTGGCGCCCCTGGCGGGCCTACGCCGTCCAGTACCTCTGGGCGACCGACAGCCACCCGATCAACTTCCTTCCTGTCTAG
- a CDS encoding SIR2 family NAD-dependent protein deacylase, with protein sequence MAKPLVALLTGAGISTDSGIPDYRGPNGLWRRDPEAEKLVTYEYYMGDPEIRRRSWQMRRRNRTLQAEPNAAHRAVAELERSGVPVRVITQNVDGLHQLAGMPDRKVLELHGTARSFVCTGCHTRGPMEDALARVEAGEDDPPCLACGGVLKPATVMFGERLDPVVLGEAVAISKASQVFVAVGTSLQVQPAAGLAGVAADHGARLIIVNAEPTPYDDRADEIVREPIGTALPELLRGLTADGRPAGFPGA encoded by the coding sequence ATGGCCAAGCCCCTCGTCGCGCTGCTCACCGGTGCCGGTATCAGCACGGACTCCGGGATCCCGGACTACCGCGGGCCGAACGGGCTCTGGCGGCGGGATCCGGAGGCCGAGAAGCTCGTCACGTACGAGTACTACATGGGCGACCCGGAGATCCGCCGCCGCTCCTGGCAGATGCGGCGCAGGAACCGGACGCTTCAGGCGGAACCCAACGCCGCGCACCGGGCGGTGGCCGAACTGGAGCGGTCCGGGGTACCCGTCCGGGTGATCACGCAGAACGTGGACGGGCTGCACCAGCTCGCCGGGATGCCCGACCGCAAGGTCCTCGAACTGCACGGCACGGCACGCAGCTTCGTCTGTACCGGCTGCCACACCCGCGGCCCGATGGAGGACGCGCTCGCACGGGTCGAGGCCGGTGAGGACGACCCGCCGTGCCTGGCGTGCGGCGGCGTCCTGAAGCCGGCGACGGTGATGTTCGGCGAGCGGCTCGACCCCGTCGTCCTCGGCGAGGCGGTCGCCATCAGCAAGGCCAGCCAGGTGTTCGTCGCCGTCGGCACGAGCCTCCAGGTCCAGCCCGCCGCCGGCCTCGCCGGTGTCGCCGCCGACCACGGCGCCCGCCTGATCATCGTCAACGCCGAGCCGACACCGTACGACGACCGTGCGGACGAGATCGTCCGCGAACCCATCGGCACGGCGCTGCCGGAGCTGCTGCGCGGTCTCACGGCCGACGGGCGGCCCGCAGGTTTTCCAGGCGCGTGA